One window of the Dreissena polymorpha isolate Duluth1 chromosome 5, UMN_Dpol_1.0, whole genome shotgun sequence genome contains the following:
- the LOC127831072 gene encoding uncharacterized protein LOC127831072: MMMQYRHEVSATEYFSAKREDIVHTFICNDCRNRPATPDISLNTSLNLENVAQSTMLEASEDPALLPRFDISHDFGLSDVSASEDIALTRTSEFEPFDLTRAEVQPPVVIDERNLPEPAVSDSVLTQPETIEYTVVGAGTKRGKPKLVSSDGYSFTFKKQTKKQAVWRCSVRRKAFMCTASVTQESDIFQAKGTHTHAADPSMRKKVELKRNLKTAAVADVFAASRRLVDDHMKVFEATDFNLPKPQTLTRILNRAREKHRPTDPSSLDFEVDTNFIGDGFLRGDVRVDGERHLIFASDDQLSRLQQSNRWFVDGTFHVVRNFLSASIRARIPTTRGLSEAGAFTLRVDVTQMEGRLPRRLPAHFGFVAGITTSPRIRNGL, translated from the exons atgatgatgcaatACAG GCATGAAGTATCCGCGACAGAATATTTTAGTGCAAAGAGGGAGGATATTGTTCATACCTTCATCTGCAATGACTGCCGCAACCGCCCTGCAACGCCTGACATCAGCCTAAACACCAGCCTAAACTTAGAAAATGTCGCGCAGTCGACTATGCTTGAG GCATCCGAGGATCCTGCTTTGCTTCCACGGTTCGACATTTCGCACGATTTCGGATTGTCCGACGTGTCAGCGTCAGAAGACATAGCGCTCACCCGAACGTCCGAGTTCGAGCCTTTTGATTTGACAAGAGCCGAAGTGCAACCGCCCGTTGTGATCGACGAACG TAATCTTCCAGAGCCAGCTGTATCCGACAGTGTACTAACTCAGCCCGAAACCATAGAATACACCGTTGTAGGCGCAGGAACCAAAAGAGGCAAACCAAAGCTAGTTTCCTCCGATGGATATTCATTTACGTTTAAG AAACAGACAAAGAAGCAAGCTGTGTGGCGATGCAGCGTGCGACGGAAAGCGTTCATGTGTACCGCGTCGGTCACGCAAGAGAGTGACATATTTCAAGCGAAAGGGACGCACACTCACGCTGCTGACCCTTCGATGCGAAAGAAAGTGGAATTGAAACGTAAT TTGAAGACAGCGGCCGTGGCTGATGTGTTCGCGGCCTCCCGTAGATTGGTTGATGACCATATGAAAGTTTTCGAGGCCACAGATTTTAACCTGCCCAAGCCGCAGACATTGACGAGGATCCTCAACCGTGCCCGAGAAAAGCATCGGCCAACAGATCCATCATCACTTGACTTTGAG GTGGACACAAACTTCATCGGAGATGGTTTTCTACGCGGTGATGTGCGTGTAGACGGGGAACGTCACCTCATCTTCGCCAGCGACGATCAGCTGAGCAGACTCCAGCAGTCAAACCGCTGGTTCGTCGACGGCACGTTCCACGTCGTCCGGAATTTTTTATCAGCTTCTATCCGTGCACGCATTCCTACGACACGAGGATTGTCTGAAGCAGGTGCCTTTACTCTTCGTGTTGATGTCACGCAGATGGAAGGTAGACTACCTCGCCGTCTTCCGGCACATTTTGGGTTTGTGGCGGGAATAACCACAAGTCCAAGGATTCGTAATGGACTTTGA
- the LOC127882420 gene encoding DNA fragmentation factor subunit beta-like has translation MFTRFLSLFNGGMRAYKVQDVKRERRVGVTAKTFNDLLVKGCEKLQLDPETVTIVLEDDGTLVDSNTFFQKLPAQTVLVFLREGEKWGGAGALIHDALSKLYNVSRKAEIASEIRELLVGEGSPEKVHIISQYLEMLQTDPNAEYRYEDEDWFEGLNKKYKTKQEVMRNNAQTRIRSYFNSAKEQIEKEVKDPETKEILTECLDQMSNRLKKNDFHGGYFDRTARPAERICDKQGWFQCQGPFDSERCDSFHTINPYASRGYRQLFGLWNLDHVIEKSREILPTLLQAVKVKQKHEEVHWEHVYKLLFTRDNLKLVQVGCHKKAARTQTCDVRDFLVSS, from the exons ATGTTCACCAGATTCCTGTCTCTATTTAATGGGGGCATGAGGGCATATAAGGTTCAAGACGTTAAACGGGAACGGCGCGTGGGTGTGACAGCGAAAACTTTTAACGATCTTCTTGTGAAGGGCTGCGAGAAGCTACAG TTAGACCCGGAGACAGTGACTATCGTTCTGGAAGATGATGGCACACTGGTGGACAGCAACACATTCTTCCAGAAACTGCCTGCCCAGACAGTCCTTGTCTTCCTCAGAGAGGGCGAGAAATGGGGTGGAG CGGGTGCGCTGATCCACGACGCACTCAGCAAGCTGTACAACGTGTCCAGGAAGGCAGAGATAGCCAGTGAGATTAGAGAGCTGCTGGTGGGAGAGGGATCCCCGGAGAAG GTGCACATCATCTCTCAGTATCTGGAGATGCTGCAGACAGACCCTAACGCCGAGTACAGATATGAGGATGAGGACTGGTTTGAAG GTTTGAACAAAAAGTACAAGACAAAGCAAGAGGTGATGCGGAACAATGCACAAACACGCATTCGTAGCTACTTTAACTcg GCTAAGGAACAAATTGAGAAGGAGGTAAAGGATCCAGAAACGAAAGAGATTCTCACAGAATGCCTCGACCAGATGTCAAATCGGCTAAAAAAGAACGACTTTCACGGGGGATATTTTGACCGTACCGCCCGGCCGGCAGAGCGCATCTGCGACAAGCAAGGCTGGTTTCAGTGCCAGGGACCGTTTGACAGCGAGCGCTGTGACAGCTTTCACACAATCAACCCGTACGCATCGCGAGGGTACAGGCAGCTGTTTGGGCTGTGGAACCTGGACCATGT CATAGAGAAATCTCGCGAGATCCTTCCCACCCTGCTTCAGGCGGTGAAGGTGAAACAGAAACACGAGGAGGTCCATTGGGAGCATGTCTACAAGCTGCTGTTCACCAGAGACAACCTCAAACTTGTGCAGGTTGGGTGTCACAAGAAGGCCGCTAGAACGCAGACATGTGACGTGCGTGACTTTCTTGTCTCCAGTTGA